ctttttttttattccagagTTGGTTACTTCTCTCTTTCCCTCCGCAGACTCTGTGGTTCGACCTTATAAAGATGCTCTCCTTCAGCGACTAAAAGAACATGAAAATTCATCATTGCAAATTGCTGATAACTCCAATTCCACTTTACTCCTCATAGAGTGCGTATCTGACCTTCAGCAGCGAGAACACGACCTAGTACAGGTGTCAGTCAACAGAGGGGCGGGGCCTCTTCATGGTCGAGCGCTGGGATTGGATCAGCTGATCACTCCTTTGACAAGAGTTAGCACCACCCCTCGCGTGACCCTGACGATTGGTGTGGCCGGCAGCGGGAAGAGCCAAATTGTCCGTCGTTTTATCCAGCTATGGAGCGCCAGTCAGATCTATCCAGAGCTGAGTCTCGCAATCCCCATTGCATGCTGGGAATTGAGCAGTTTCGATCGGCTATCGGTCGAGCGCTTGCTGCGATTGTATGTTCCGTATGATAATGTGGACGTAATTATATTTAACGAATCCTGCAAAGTGTTGCTCATTTTGGACGGATTGGAAGAATTTCGCCAGTCGCTGGATTTCGCAGATGCCCCGCCCACTAGCGACCCTCGTCGCGAAATTCCTGTGTCGGACCTTATTGCAAACATTGTACGAGGTAACCTATTGCCAGGGGCGACACTCTGGCTTTTGTCAAAGCCTGGCACTGGGGCAAAAGTTCCGGCGGGATTGCTCGATCGCGTGACGGAAGCTCCGCCTCTTTCCAGAACGCACATAAAGAATTATATTAATCACTGTATTACAAACAAACTAGATGTGTATTCTTTATCGCAAGAGAGCTCACCGTCTCAAACAAACACAACCGAGGACATCTCATCCAAAGTATGGACTTACCTGAATTCCCAGAAACCATTGCTCATTTTGTCTTCTGTGCCGGCGGTTTGCCACATTATCATATCTACGCTGTTGCGCCTTCTAAAGTTAGAGTCAGATGCCACACCCCTTCCTAGAATATTAACAGAAGTCTACGCCCACTACTGTTGGCCACACCTCTCAGGATCAGAAGCACCCAGTGGCGGCATCAGAAAGCCACTTGGCACTCTGGGTCGTCTTGCTTTTTATAGCCTCTTGCGTCGACGGTATACATTCAGCGAGGCTGAATTACGAACTTACGGCGTCGATGTACCACTTCAAGGCGGGACTCTCGGATGTCGCATACTCCAACGCAGGCAAAGCTGGTTGTCCGATAGCATTGCATGGCAGTTCACGCACACATCCGTGCAGGAGTTCATGGGGGCGCTCTTTTACTACGTTTCGTTGAGGCGCGGGATGTTCGATCTGTTCTCTGAAAGTGCTGTTTCCTGGCCCCGCATTGGATTCCACAGTCACTACCGTGCTGCGCTGCAGAAAACCAACCAATCGGACACCGCGCCTCAAGGCAACCTCGACCTCTTCATGCGCTTCCTGTCAGGGCTGATGTCTCCGGCAGCTAGCACTTTGCTAGGAAGTTCGTTGGGCGTTGGGCACGAGGAGCAGGTGACACAGCGCACAACAGCGACAACTTTGCTTCAGAACACAGTGACCGGGACAGCAGGCGACGCCGTTAGCATGCGCAGCGTCACGATGGTAACGTGTCTAGCGGAGCTGCAGCAGGGGGAGTGGCTACGATCCGTAGAGGACGATCTCATTACCTGCAGTCTGCGGGGGAAGCTAAAGGGTGGAGTTTGTGCTGTGCTCGCCTACTTGTTGCAAGTATCAGACGCATGTACTGAAGAGACTCAACTGTCCAACTGCCTAGACTCCTCCTCCTTGAAGAGGCTCCTCCCACAGCTGCTCTACTGCAGTAAGCTGAGGTAAAACATGCATGATTATACTAAAAAAGACAAAACTCTATAGCATAAAGTTAGTATATACAGTTTGAGTGCTATATTTAAAGACTTCTAAAGCCATTCTACAGaatttaaactttaatttttttttattttttattttttatttaaattattttgttaatcTCTTGTGTATACTGTTAACTgttacatatgtatgtgtgttatgCAGAATGGAAAACAATGAATTTAAGGAAGGCACCATGGAGCTGTTGGGAAGTCTGCTGAGTGCGAAAGAGTGCCATATTCAGATGCTCAGGTACAGACACAcattaatgtttcttgagctgaaaatctgcatattagaaaaTACTGCTTTGAtcataagaataaattacattttaaaatatataacagttatttaaaattgtaataatatttcacaacattttagtttttactgtaattttggtgaaataaatgcagccttggttagcagaAGAGACTTGCAGACACTACACTTTTGATTGGTAGTATGTTTTATTGCAGCCTTTAActtgtttctttctctttctttctcttttgtagTCTGGCTGATAACTCCATAAGCAGTAAAGGCATTAAACCGCTCAGTCGGGCTCTACTCGTCAACCGAACTCTCACAACCCTGGAGTCagtgactttttttattaatacaataactgttttgtattttcacTTGCAGTTACAAGGTCATTGAATAATATAATGCAAACTAATCTGATGTGTTTTTCTGTGCCTTTAATCCTTATAATCCGAATCGACAAGAGAAATTAAGgatgttaaataaaatttatCTCTTTCATCTTAGTCTTCGTGGCAACAACATTGGCGCCAAGGGAGCAAAGACATTGTGCGAGGCCCTTAAAATGAACCAGGTCCTTGTGTCAGTCAAGTAGGTTTTGATAAACCATTTAAGAATTGTTACacttaacaatttttttatattataatatttataatgcataacattttatttataaaattaaaaatatatatttttttctaactaaTACTTTTTCTAATGTAAgactatttataataataataaagtgaatgcatgataataaatataacataataaaattGTTACAtctgaaatttaaaaatatatatattttaatttataaaatgtatgtattcattttatttacttataaaataaaatgttttttatatatttcaaattgaaTACATAAATGTTTAAGCAATACATGCTTGTGCACATATAAATGAGcatatatgtgtttatttatgtagTCTGCAGAATAACCACATAGAGGATGAAGGAGCACGTGCGCTGGCAGAGGTGCTTCAATCAAACCGAAAACTCACCACACTGAAGTGAGTCtgtgttttactgtgtgtgtgtgtgtgtgtgtgtgtgtgtgtgcgtgcttcaACAAAACATCATAAACACTAATCTCCATGCATTGCAGCATTCAGAAAAATGGCATTGGGCCAGAAGGAGTGAAAAAAATCGGAGAAGCCCTTAAAAAGAATCAAACTCTACAAGATCTCAAGTAAGTATCTAAAGTGTCAGCTCAAAATCGAATCACATTCAACAATACTGAAAATAATTCTGTCCGTGTGAATGTTAATGCAGTGTCTCCAGCAATCATTTGGGTGATTTGGGAACAGTAGCTCTGGCTCAGGCTCTTATGGTCAACGACATACTCCGCAGGCTCAGGTAAAACATATTAAATCAGTGATTTAATTACAAATATCCAGTCGATGAAGGTGAACGAACGTCTGATCTGACTCCATCTTTTGTTCAGTCTTCAGAGTAACTCAGTGAGTGACAGAGGCATTAAAGCTCTCTCACACGCTCTTCAGTCAAACCACGGTCTCAGCTGTCTGAAGTATGTCAATGCCAAACACCACAGTATTAAACTATTCAAACGTATGTTCTGgctaagaaatattgctgactttgTGTGTCTATTTGATGGCAGTCTAAGGGAGAATTCGATAGGAGTCACTGGAGCCAAAGACATCGCCAAAGCCTTAAAAGTCAACACTTGTCTTAGAGAACTCGAGTAAGTACACACAACATACATGCTTAATTGGTCAAAATCAGCACATACCGTTGTCATTTACTGTTTTTGTATAAAgctaattaaaacttaaaataatgtaCGTACATGTAttttttcacatatatatattataaatattataaatattttactattataaatattgtaaattattctaaatatttattttatatatatatatatatatgtatatatatatataatgaagctaattatatttattatatatatatataaacatgatatatatatatttatttatatatatatatatatatatatatatatatatatatatatatatatatatatatatatatatatatatatatatatatatcatgtttatatatatttatttatttattattaaataatttttagaatatattattattattattattattattattactacctcacaaatgtatattcattatataataatttttagtttTGAAGCGATATAATcagatttattatatttttgagaGTTTAGTAAAACAGAAGTTTATGTGCTGTTCATCtatcaaattaaaatatgatatatacAAAACTAAAGCATTTTGATTCACAAAgtcatgtaaaaatgtatgtagcaCTCTGTGCGTCACAATGTATTGAGCTTGTGTTATCCTCACAACCTGAATGTATTACAaatcatttatttgtgtgtgtgtgtgtgtgtgtgttcaagtctGACCGCTAATCTTCTTCATGATGAGGGAGTGACGGCCATCGCTGAAGCCATGAGGGTCAACCGAGCCATCACCTCCTTACAGTGAGagaacacacacattctcacatacacactcatggAACCTTCAGGAACATCAAACACTTTTAAATGAAcctacaaatacatttaagacAAAAGAGATGAACTAATGAGATGACTCTTGGTCAGGTAATGACATCACTGATGTCATCCAAGGTCATGCAGGTGTTGACTTTAGAAATCTGTTTGACATTTAAATGACTTATGTAGTCATAAATGCGcctctgtgtttgtttcagtCTCCAGTGGAACTTCATAAAGACTGGAGCCGCTAAAGCTTTAGCACAGTCTCTCAAGAGCAACACCTGCATTCAGCTGCTGGAGTAAGAACATCTCCATCCTCATGCATCAAACTCCATCAGTGCTCTCCACAGATCACTGCCATGTTGTTGATTTCTCACTGACAccatactgaaaaaaaacaaactaaagctgttctttaaagctgctttgaagcaCTTCTTGTTCTGGATCGTTCCttccactcttaaaaataaaggtccaAAAGGGGTTTTAACAATGTAACAGCAAAAAGtctaaagaacttttttttacacaataaagaaccttttgtggaatggaaaggttccatggatgttaaatgttctttctGGAAGCATAgatgccagtaaagaacctttTCTTTTAAGAGTGTGTTTTATTGATATCCATTGTTACATGAAGAATTTtttacatccatggaacctttccattccacaaaaggttctttaaagtataaaaaaaaagtctttacatttttaaaatactcttcacattaagattttttttttcttttaggaattGTTCACTTAAATATTATTTGGGGAACCTAAAATGGTTATTATTGCTGTGAAAAAATTCAAACCTTTATTTTAAGGAATGTACAGGTTCTTCAGATCTGCCTTTTGGTTTATGGGTGCTTTAAAGCTCTACAACATAGAAGGTTTACTAAAGAACTAGAGAATGAAAAGCTCTTGGTGTAACATTTTGGCTCTCTACTGCACCCGAATGACAGGTTCTTATTGGAATGAACATTTAGTTTGAAAAAGTGCATGTCTCAGGTTCATTGTAGGATCGTGATATGTGTAGTGTTTCTCTGTCAGTCTGCAGGAGAACGCTCTCGGTGATAGCGGCGTCATTGCTCTGGCCTGTGCTCTGAGGTCAAACTCTTCTCTCAGTGTGCTCTAGTGAGTCTCACTCAGTTTTCTTCATTATCTCATGACTGTTTGCTAAAGTGTCTGACCTTGCACATGTGCGTTGTTAAGTCTTCAGGGTGTATCAGCGGGGAAATCCGGGGCCGTTGCACTGGCGGATGCTCTGGTGGTCAACGAAAGCCTTCATACACTAgagtaagtctcttctgctcacccagGCTGTAATTATATGGTCAAAAAtcttgaaatattgttacaatgttaaatacctgttttcttttgtaatatatttttaaatgtaatttatttctgtgatgcacagctgaattttcagcatcattactccagtctgcagtgtcacgtgatcttcagaaatcattctaatgatttaagaaacatttcggatcataatcaatgttgaaaacagtcgagCTGCTTCATATTGTTATGCAAACCATGATACATCTACAGTATTttccatgattctttgatgaataaaatgttaaaaagaacagcatttatttgaaatcgaaatcttCTGTAaatcacttttggtcaatttaatgcatcttctctaaataaaattattaatcgctttcaaaaaacaaatttcttactgaccctaaacctttGAACGGAAACATAGTTTTTGCATACAACTAGaaagaaagataagaaaaaaaaccATACTTGACACAGTGTATGATAAACTCTCTTTGAAAACTCAATATTGATCATTTTTGTTTAGTCTGCGTGGAAACTCCATTGGGATGGAAGGAGCGAAGGCGTTTTCCAGCGCTCTGAAGAACAACAGGAGCTTGAGAAGTCTGAAGTATGTCTACAGACCACATTATTTTCACTAAACCTTTCTATAACCTATCAAAGCATATTTGAGAGATGTTTTTGAAGCTGTTTTCACCACAAAATGAGCTGGGATCCAGAATAGTAATCAGTTTTGAACATTTGCAAaatgtacaatgtaaaaaaaaaaaaaaaaaaaagaaggaattttctgtttgaatatattgtaaaatgtaatttatttctgtgaagtgCAGccttattttcagcatcattcctccagtcttcagtgtcacatgatcttcagaaatcatgataatatgctgatctgctgctcaagaaacatttctgattattatcaatgttgaaaacagccgtGCAGTTAATATGTTTCTGGAAACTGAAACTAAGAGCATTTCTGTATTCAAAACAGAACATAAATGTTgaaacagtgtgtgtttgtagttTACAGGAGAATGCTCTGGGGATGGACGGAGCGATCTTCATCGCTACTGCGCTGAGAGGAAACCATCAGCTCACCTACAtcaagtcagtgtgtgtgtgtgtgtgtgtgtgtgtgggtctatGTGTGAACCGCCGTCTGTCTGTGAGAGGTTCAATCACAGTGTGTCACGGTTGCTTGGCACATGTGGTGAATTTTTTTGCACTGACTGTGGGTGTGATTCTGAACAttgattatattaaatttacagtcACTGTCACTTTTCACCTCAGCATGATTAATCCTGTGTGAGATTCATCTGCGATGTGTGTCAAAGTGTGCTATGATTTCCTATTTCTGCTTCAGTCTGCAGGGTAACGGCATCGGGGAGTCAGGGGCAAAGGTCGTCTCAGACGCCATCAAAGCTGGTGCACCAGATTGTGTGGTGGATATCTAGCACACGCACAAACTCTCCACAACACCTTTATTTAGATCCTTATTCATGTAAATATTCCTAAAGTTGTGtaataataaactatattttataaaacagaaCTGACAAAGATGTTGTCTTTATAAAACACATCATACAACAATTTTGCTGAAAATTCATTCAGATGAATTCAAATAACTGTAAAGGCAATTAAACCGGCATCTACACTTAAAAACATGTGAGAAAGTATAATCATATATAAACtggaaattacattttgttaTCTACAGATATATccatgtcatgaaaataaaaacattgtcacATTCAGTTCGATGCAGCTACTGTATTTACATATGAACTGAAGTCTATTAACCTTTCTTGAAAGCAAATGCATgattatttaaaggaatagttcacccaaaattgaaacgTAGATTAAAATTTACTCATCCTCTGGCTataaagatgtagatgagtttgtttcttcatccgcTCAGATTTGGAGGAATGCAGGATTACACCACTTgatcagcaatggatcctctgcagtgaatgggtgccgtcagaatgagagtccaaacagctgataaaaacatcacaataatccacaagtaatccacaccactccagtcctcGTTCCTTTACTCTGGGCTTGAAGAACGAGggcagaggaagagaaagagagatggagggaAAGAAATGAGAACTGGCAGCATATATACTGAGAAAAGAAAACGAAAGCACAGTCACTGTAGATAAAGTTAGACACGGTCCTGGAGAAAAAACATGAAGAAAGGAAGCCTAGGAATCCAAGACAGGCTTAATAATATGAGCACTCTAAAGAATATCACTgaagaaattaagaaaatatgTTGATGTGTTAGCTGAGTGTTGAACTAATTCTAAAACTAATTTCactgtaattgaaataaagctgaaatacaaaaacaaaaatgcctGGGCAACCAACTGAGACACGTTTAAATTGAagttttaaaattactaaaaccaaaatatatatatatttttttataaatgcaataaaaatgcttaattaaaaaaaaaaattctaaataaaaaacgcaaaaacaatttctaaagctttatctaaaattaaaatgaactgaaaatatacaaatatatatataaagctgaaTATTATATGCATAATAACAAAATGACATTGATTTGGTTGAATCGGTGTTTTTACCTCTTCACTGTCTTCACCCCTCATGCTCGAGCACCACCAGAGGAAACAATCAGATACAATCAGATCGTCTCAATTTCATTGTCATCTCTGCTTCCTGGAAGACAAAAGCAGGTGAAGACAGAAAACATGCTCTTGACAGCTTTCATGAGATTAATTTGTTGTTGTCGTTTGTTTTTTGGTATTTTAAGCTAGATGAATGAATGATATGGTTTAGGTATAGTACCTGATAGAAGATTGCAGCTCGAAGCGTTCCTGCTCGGCTCTGTGATAGTCATCTAGCTGACTATTTCTCCATGTACCTGGAACTGCTTCTGCAAGTCATCTTCAATTTTCTCGTATCCATCCATAAACACTGGACTACATTATCAAGCAGTATCAAGGAGCATCGAAATAGTTTAtgcattatttagatttttattttgcattttaagcctattatagttaactgaaaataaaacaaaagccaTGAAAAAAACTTTAACCTTAAttcaaatacaataatatatttaaatatatatatatttacattttttaaagtactttaattttaataaaaactatattaacatatttaaaaccTATTTTAAATGATTAGAACACAACCGGAAAACATACAAATAGTatctaataaaatatttgaacaaaAGCTGTAGTAGTATATCAGTGTTACTAGCTCACAGCAAGCTCTGTAGAGTTTGTAAGCGTTTCTGGTTTCTCTCCAGGTCCTGTTTCTTCTTCTCAATTTTGGCCTCTAGGCTAGCCTCATCGGATGATACGTTATTGAGCTGATCTTTTGTCATTTGGATGCCCTCCTGAACACAGACAAGCAAACATACATTCAGATGCTCTTCAAAGCCCAGAATAACATCACAGTCCTACAAAGACAGTCCTCCATCTCCTCCTGTTAATAATTCAAGCACACCGCTTGCTGAATGCACTAAAGTCATCCTTCTCCAGAACTGACCTGAAACAGAACGCAACTTTAAGTTCTTGTAGCCCTCCAGAGACTCTCATAACAAACCTTCAAGAACATTTCTGCTGCATTTAGGGCTGAATTTCCTCAGGATATTTCTCAGAGGCGGTTCTTTCAGTTTTAGGGGGCCTCGAGGTGAGTtatgtataaaacaaaacaagcattaaaatcAGCATAAACATACACATCAAGATAATAAAATGGAcatcatatttattatgtaattcaTTTCCTCAACAACTGTGATTTTTGTATTTAAGGAGAAGCATTTGCATGTTCTTGGGAAACCTTGATATGTTGTTcccgtggctcagtggtagagcattgtgttagctgTGCAAAAGGtagtgggtttgattcccagagaacacatgttagatgaaaaaaaatgtatggccTGAATGCaatataagttgctttggataaaataaatgcgTACATCtggttatttaaaatttatttatttgaggggATTTAAAAAATTGTGATTTCTAGACCTGGAAATGTCATGGAAATTAAGAAAATCCTATAAAATCAAGGCATTATTATAATGTGCCCAGTTATTCAGTATTAATAACAATGATGTCAACATTTATCTAATGGAATGTatgaatgtaactttttttattccagatatttatagaatatttataaaatattcaaaCAACATCTAGAATGTACAATAaactcattttatttgtattttttttttttttttacgagacCTATTAAAACTACAGCAAAAATTATCTTTGCATTACTGTTGTGGACTTTTGGGAAAATGTACACGATTTCACATATCATATGTCTATTTATGTTTATGTACGATACATTAAATTTCCCCATAATGATTAAAACgtgcataataaaatatcaatTCATTCCTGTTAGTTTCAGAGAGCTGCAGTCCGTTAGCTGTCAACAAGTGAATCAGATTTGTCAAGTAACGTTAAACGATGTCATCCAGAGGTAAGATTACACAAGTGGTATGAAAACGCTTCGCTAAATGAGTAATATCATCTGAAATGGACCTGGACTGAGTTAATCTGTTCATTAAAAGGTGGAATATACAGTAAAGCCCAATATAAGTACAATACAGTGTAATACAATTTGCAGTCCAGTACACATTTATACCATAAACATGAGGTTTAGATGTCATGGACCCCCTAATATTTAATTGCAGCTATGTGTTGTCATGTAGTAAGTCTCCATTTAtaccttttaaaattaatagaaatattattattttataaatatgtgcaaaatattatttggaaaatatttagtttctgttatgttacatttaatactatttttttatttatttaatatattattaatattaattattttt
This genomic stretch from Carassius carassius chromosome 42, fCarCar2.1, whole genome shotgun sequence harbors:
- the LOC132124335 gene encoding NLR family CARD domain-containing protein 3-like isoform X1, translating into MDRHSHIPWQEEYCYLDLKSNTQKQETSKKMEGTDPGWLCRHQTLLQRFLSSSILVNVVCHMRKADLLSAQEAGLIQETGSLKDKVQLLVECLSVTDPHGASLQAYLQGSHLTEFNLITVHDSVVRPYKDALLQRLKEHENSSLQIADNSNSTLLLIECVSDLQQREHDLVQVSVNRGAGPLHGRALGLDQLITPLTRVSTTPRVTLTIGVAGSGKSQIVRRFIQLWSASQIYPELSLAIPIACWELSSFDRLSVERLLRLYVPYDNVDVIIFNESCKVLLILDGLEEFRQSLDFADAPPTSDPRREIPVSDLIANIVRGNLLPGATLWLLSKPGTGAKVPAGLLDRVTEAPPLSRTHIKNYINHCITNKLDVYSLSQESSPSQTNTTEDISSKVWTYLNSQKPLLILSSVPAVCHIIISTLLRLLKLESDATPLPRILTEVYAHYCWPHLSGSEAPSGGIRKPLGTLGRLAFYSLLRRRYTFSEAELRTYGVDVPLQGGTLGCRILQRRQSWLSDSIAWQFTHTSVQEFMGALFYYVSLRRGMFDLFSESAVSWPRIGFHSHYRAALQKTNQSDTAPQGNLDLFMRFLSGLMSPAASTLLGSSLGVGHEEQVTQRTTATTLLQNTVTGTAGDAVSMRSVTMVTCLAELQQGEWLRSVEDDLITCSLRGKLKGGVCAVLAYLLQVSDACTEETQLSNCLDSSSLKRLLPQLLYCSKLRMENNEFKEGTMELLGSLLSAKECHIQMLSLADNSISSKGIKPLSRALLVNRTLTTLDLRGNNIGAKGAKTLCEALKMNQVLVSVNLQNNHIEDEGARALAEVLQSNRKLTTLNIQKNGIGPEGVKKIGEALKKNQTLQDLNVSSNHLGDLGTVALAQALMVNDILRRLSLQSNSVSDRGIKALSHALQSNHGLSCLNLRENSIGVTGAKDIAKALKVNTCLRELDLTANLLHDEGVTAIAEAMRVNRAITSLHLQWNFIKTGAAKALAQSLKSNTCIQLLDLQENALGDSGVIALACALRSNSSLSVLYLQGVSAGKSGAVALADALVVNESLHTLDLRGNSIGMEGAKAFSSALKNNRSLRSLNLQENALGMDGAIFIATALRGNHQLTYINLQGNGIGESGAKVVSDAIKAGAPDCVVDI
- the LOC132124335 gene encoding NLR family CARD domain-containing protein 3-like isoform X2 — its product is MDRHSHIPWQEEYCYLDLKSNTQKQETSKKMEDPGWLCRHQTLLQRFLSSSILVNVVCHMRKADLLSAQEAGLIQETGSLKDKVQLLVECLSVTDPHGASLQAYLQGSHLTEFNLITVHDSVVRPYKDALLQRLKEHENSSLQIADNSNSTLLLIECVSDLQQREHDLVQVSVNRGAGPLHGRALGLDQLITPLTRVSTTPRVTLTIGVAGSGKSQIVRRFIQLWSASQIYPELSLAIPIACWELSSFDRLSVERLLRLYVPYDNVDVIIFNESCKVLLILDGLEEFRQSLDFADAPPTSDPRREIPVSDLIANIVRGNLLPGATLWLLSKPGTGAKVPAGLLDRVTEAPPLSRTHIKNYINHCITNKLDVYSLSQESSPSQTNTTEDISSKVWTYLNSQKPLLILSSVPAVCHIIISTLLRLLKLESDATPLPRILTEVYAHYCWPHLSGSEAPSGGIRKPLGTLGRLAFYSLLRRRYTFSEAELRTYGVDVPLQGGTLGCRILQRRQSWLSDSIAWQFTHTSVQEFMGALFYYVSLRRGMFDLFSESAVSWPRIGFHSHYRAALQKTNQSDTAPQGNLDLFMRFLSGLMSPAASTLLGSSLGVGHEEQVTQRTTATTLLQNTVTGTAGDAVSMRSVTMVTCLAELQQGEWLRSVEDDLITCSLRGKLKGGVCAVLAYLLQVSDACTEETQLSNCLDSSSLKRLLPQLLYCSKLRMENNEFKEGTMELLGSLLSAKECHIQMLSLADNSISSKGIKPLSRALLVNRTLTTLDLRGNNIGAKGAKTLCEALKMNQVLVSVNLQNNHIEDEGARALAEVLQSNRKLTTLNIQKNGIGPEGVKKIGEALKKNQTLQDLNVSSNHLGDLGTVALAQALMVNDILRRLSLQSNSVSDRGIKALSHALQSNHGLSCLNLRENSIGVTGAKDIAKALKVNTCLRELDLTANLLHDEGVTAIAEAMRVNRAITSLHLQWNFIKTGAAKALAQSLKSNTCIQLLDLQENALGDSGVIALACALRSNSSLSVLYLQGVSAGKSGAVALADALVVNESLHTLDLRGNSIGMEGAKAFSSALKNNRSLRSLNLQENALGMDGAIFIATALRGNHQLTYINLQGNGIGESGAKVVSDAIKAGAPDCVVDI